A region from the Algoriphagus machipongonensis genome encodes:
- the asnB gene encoding asparagine synthase (glutamine-hydrolyzing), translating to MCGIHLIWGKNANEDSIREMMRQSHHRGPDQEETFSPWPGLWIGVNRLKIIHPGQEADQPFSSEDGKSLLLWNGEIYNHKALKSLLSKMGVEFQTESDTEVLLHWIRLFGSEGLNKLEGMFAFIYVDLTNKSLLVGRDRNGEKPLYYSQNQDRLILSSEAIAINTQTKSPIDENQWEHFFYNRSPLLGNTFFKGIKEWKPSRFSQIFQHSTFRWDNIALPASKELAQNKESFKSLLEQVVQEQFHADVPVGMMMSGGADSSLLYATWYQQTGVELPAFTLQVEQKYRKKYSDADAARELIKKVPAQHHLVSVDQDVFWENWEEYLSSVDFPIGDSAGFLTWLIGKEAKKSVKVMITGAGADELWGGYQRHQAFDYYLNNYHWIRKIRPLLQYLPLNRSYAKFLNSISDSANKTFQNFAALRPISDDLAMDSERNFNSQLSSYKRVLDFDRQQYLVQDVLKINDQLLMAQGLEGRAPYLDQKMLSFWMDIKTDSFLKKKQWIRELLNESGLESISKRKKMGFGLPLQEWFAERGEFSKRVFHSIKAFEASHGKSFPKGMRELAKNPESGIKNYFLELYNLFLLAEWVKLRKL from the coding sequence ATGTGTGGTATCCATTTGATTTGGGGTAAAAACGCCAATGAAGACTCTATCCGAGAGATGATGCGTCAAAGTCACCATCGAGGCCCTGATCAAGAAGAAACTTTTAGCCCATGGCCGGGACTTTGGATAGGGGTAAATCGACTTAAAATTATTCATCCTGGACAGGAAGCAGACCAACCCTTTAGCTCTGAAGATGGTAAATCATTGCTCCTTTGGAATGGTGAAATTTATAATCATAAGGCCCTAAAAAGCTTGCTTTCAAAGATGGGAGTTGAATTTCAGACGGAAAGCGATACAGAGGTTTTATTGCATTGGATCCGTCTCTTTGGGTCTGAAGGATTAAACAAGTTGGAAGGGATGTTTGCCTTTATTTATGTGGATTTAACGAATAAATCCCTTTTGGTAGGAAGAGATAGAAACGGAGAAAAACCTCTGTATTATTCACAAAATCAAGATCGGCTGATTCTTTCCTCGGAGGCCATTGCTATTAATACCCAAACCAAATCTCCAATCGACGAGAATCAATGGGAACACTTTTTCTATAACCGTAGCCCCTTATTGGGGAATACTTTTTTTAAAGGGATTAAAGAATGGAAACCCAGTAGGTTTAGCCAAATTTTCCAGCATTCTACCTTTCGCTGGGACAATATTGCTTTACCGGCATCCAAGGAGTTAGCACAAAATAAAGAGTCATTTAAAAGTCTCTTGGAGCAGGTGGTCCAAGAGCAATTTCACGCAGATGTGCCAGTGGGTATGATGATGAGTGGAGGAGCCGATAGCAGTTTGTTATATGCTACCTGGTACCAACAAACAGGGGTTGAGCTCCCAGCATTTACCCTTCAGGTAGAACAGAAATATAGGAAAAAGTATTCTGATGCGGATGCAGCAAGAGAGCTAATAAAGAAAGTTCCAGCACAACACCATTTGGTTTCTGTGGACCAGGATGTTTTTTGGGAAAATTGGGAGGAATACTTGTCTAGTGTCGACTTCCCTATTGGAGATTCCGCAGGTTTTCTCACTTGGTTGATTGGAAAAGAAGCAAAGAAATCTGTCAAAGTGATGATCACAGGAGCCGGTGCCGATGAACTCTGGGGAGGATACCAACGTCACCAGGCTTTTGACTATTATTTGAACAACTATCATTGGATTAGGAAAATCAGACCCCTACTTCAATACCTGCCATTAAATCGCTCTTATGCTAAGTTTTTAAATTCAATCAGTGATTCTGCCAATAAAACATTTCAAAATTTTGCGGCCCTTCGCCCCATTTCTGATGATTTGGCCATGGATAGCGAGCGGAATTTCAACTCCCAATTGAGTTCGTATAAAAGAGTCCTGGATTTTGATAGGCAACAATACCTCGTTCAGGATGTTTTGAAAATAAATGATCAACTTTTGATGGCGCAGGGTCTTGAAGGAAGAGCACCCTATTTAGATCAAAAAATGCTTTCATTTTGGATGGATATAAAAACGGATTCCTTCTTAAAAAAGAAACAATGGATTCGAGAATTATTGAATGAATCCGGTTTAGAATCTATTTCTAAAAGAAAGAAAATGGGGTTTGGATTACCACTTCAAGAATGGTTTGCTGAAAGAGGAGAATTCTCCAAAAGGGTATTTCACAGTATAAAAGCATTTGAAGCTAGTCATGGAAAGTCATTTCCTAAGGGAATGAGAGAATTAGCGAAAAACCCTGAGTCCGGGATCAAAAATTATTTTTTAGAACTCTATAACCTGTTTCTTTTGGCAGAATGGGTGAAATTGCGAAAGCTATGA
- a CDS encoding glycosyltransferase family 4 protein, with product MKVIYIHQYFKTPKEGGAVRSYHLAKGLVDAGYEVEMITAGNNLEYDQQWIDGIKVHYLPVSYDQKFGFIKRVKAFFTFSYLAKRLLKRLSRPDLLYITSTPLTTGWIGLWAKRKMALPYIFEVRDLWPQAPIEVKAIKNPLAIKYLKKVEAKIYRHALKLVALSPGIAEHLRKVSPDSQVQLIPNFSDVQTFFPQKKQERILQKYQLKDELTFAYTGALGKVNAVEELLALAKVAQQKGKNWQFIIMGKGSQEQALKQLASKSQLQNVIFVPFGSKEKVNEVLSMVDFAWISFAHLPVLKTNSPNKFFDAIAAGKAILVNHKGWVYQLTIKNKLGLTFLPGKIEESFHLIEEMESNPVLLDRMKQNSRRLAENYFCKEIAISRLINVIDPNNIPFDSTDEKEFRIA from the coding sequence ATGAAAGTAATTTACATCCACCAGTATTTTAAAACCCCAAAGGAAGGAGGGGCTGTAAGGTCCTATCATTTGGCCAAAGGCTTGGTGGATGCGGGGTATGAGGTGGAAATGATTACTGCCGGGAATAATTTAGAATATGATCAGCAGTGGATTGATGGGATTAAAGTCCATTATTTGCCAGTATCCTATGATCAAAAATTCGGGTTTATAAAACGTGTGAAGGCTTTCTTTACTTTTTCCTATTTGGCGAAAAGGCTTTTGAAAAGACTTTCTAGACCTGATTTACTGTATATAACTTCTACTCCCTTGACTACAGGATGGATAGGTTTGTGGGCGAAGAGGAAAATGGCTCTTCCGTACATTTTTGAGGTGAGAGACCTTTGGCCACAAGCACCCATAGAAGTGAAAGCGATTAAAAATCCATTGGCGATTAAGTACTTAAAAAAAGTAGAAGCTAAGATCTATAGGCATGCGCTGAAATTGGTGGCTTTGTCCCCGGGAATTGCTGAGCATTTAAGAAAAGTAAGTCCAGATTCACAGGTTCAACTGATTCCAAATTTTTCGGATGTCCAGACATTTTTTCCACAGAAAAAACAGGAGAGGATTCTTCAAAAGTATCAGTTGAAAGATGAATTGACTTTTGCTTATACGGGTGCTTTGGGCAAGGTGAATGCAGTAGAGGAGCTTTTGGCTTTAGCGAAAGTTGCTCAGCAGAAAGGCAAAAATTGGCAGTTTATTATTATGGGAAAAGGAAGCCAAGAACAGGCTTTGAAGCAATTGGCTAGCAAATCCCAACTACAAAACGTGATCTTCGTCCCTTTTGGCTCCAAGGAAAAAGTAAATGAGGTGCTTTCAATGGTCGATTTTGCCTGGATTTCATTTGCTCATTTGCCTGTTTTAAAAACCAATAGTCCCAACAAGTTCTTTGATGCGATTGCCGCAGGAAAGGCTATTCTAGTCAATCATAAAGGTTGGGTTTACCAGTTGACGATCAAAAATAAACTTGGACTTACTTTTCTTCCAGGAAAAATCGAGGAGAGTTTTCACCTCATAGAAGAAATGGAAAGTAATCCTGTTTTATTGGATAGAATGAAGCAAAATTCCAGAAGATTGGCTGAAAATTATTTTTGTAAAGAGATCGCAATTTCCCGACTGATCAACGTGATAGATCCTAATAATATTCCTTTCGATTCGACTGATGAAAAGGAATTTAGAATTGCCTGA
- a CDS encoding fasciclin domain-containing protein — MKISEFKKWRFLSLSMALMVMVGFTSCDDDDDDMTPEPENLVEVIDGDPDFMILSSAIAEAGLEGALSGTGPFTVFAPNDAAIEAYILNNSLTPADLLSNAELADILSYHVVSGSVMAADVTAGSVSNLTSDPFFVSIDPSGSVWINGNTEVIATDQMASNGVIHTLDYIITPPTQSIAEIAVESTTAATPEFTQLVAALTRAGLVDAVSGGFEDNLTVFAPTDAAFEALYETLGVDGVDDIDLDLLTSVLQYHVVPSRAFSQDLRDGASLPTLLEGESLTVDLPGLMINESSLVPSMLNIHATNGVIHVIDQVIIPE; from the coding sequence ATGAAAATTTCAGAATTTAAGAAATGGCGTTTTTTGTCGCTTTCAATGGCTCTTATGGTCATGGTAGGCTTCACTTCATGTGATGACGACGATGATGATATGACCCCAGAACCAGAAAATCTTGTTGAAGTGATCGATGGAGATCCTGACTTTATGATTTTATCCTCAGCGATTGCCGAAGCTGGTTTGGAAGGAGCTTTAAGTGGAACAGGCCCGTTTACTGTTTTTGCTCCAAATGATGCGGCAATTGAGGCTTATATCCTTAATAACAGTCTCACACCAGCTGATTTATTGAGTAATGCTGAATTGGCAGATATTTTAAGCTACCATGTTGTTTCAGGTAGTGTTATGGCCGCAGATGTAACTGCAGGTTCGGTAAGCAATTTAACTTCAGATCCATTTTTTGTCAGCATAGATCCTAGTGGAAGCGTTTGGATCAATGGTAATACTGAGGTGATTGCTACAGATCAAATGGCCAGCAATGGTGTCATTCACACTTTAGACTACATTATTACTCCTCCTACTCAGAGTATTGCAGAAATTGCAGTAGAAAGTACTACGGCAGCAACTCCAGAGTTTACACAGTTAGTAGCGGCATTAACTAGAGCAGGCCTAGTGGATGCGGTAAGTGGAGGATTTGAAGATAACCTAACTGTTTTTGCCCCAACGGATGCTGCGTTTGAAGCTCTTTACGAAACCTTAGGAGTTGATGGAGTTGATGATATTGATTTGGATCTTTTGACGAGTGTATTACAATATCATGTGGTTCCTTCAAGAGCTTTCTCACAGGATTTAAGAGATGGAGCAAGTTTACCAACGTTATTAGAAGGTGAAAGTCTAACTGTGGATCTACCAGGCTTAATGATTAATGAAAGTAGCTTGGTTCCTTCCATGTTAAATATTCATGCTACGAATGGAGTCATCCATGTGATTGATCAAGTGATCATCCCAGAATAA
- the gldB gene encoding gliding motility lipoprotein GldB — MRFIRFSLYSFLLLLVFSCQKSTEECQLDPKILDQDLNLQFTRLEDEFFNAKSAEDFEFLIEKYPDFAEDYLGRSLYSSPDTLISELIAIHQDSAMNVLYDSVKVHFQDLSEVEKDLENAFKYIKYYFPEFKVPKVYTFLSGFNSDLILSEDLIVIGLDYFLPPSHEFQPDLPRYMAERYDSPYIVPMIVTAISSKFNKTNPADNTMLAEMIYYGKAYHFTKAILPCTSEKYIIGYTEDEIAECYANEEYIWSHFVENELLYETNPFDITKYMGEAPFTDAISTKAPGRLGRWLGWNIVDDYQFNQDVSLVELMDNPDAEQIFRQSGYRPRNPNE; from the coding sequence ATGAGATTCATCCGATTTTCTCTTTATTCATTCTTATTACTTCTAGTTTTTTCTTGCCAAAAAAGCACAGAAGAATGTCAGCTGGACCCCAAGATTTTAGATCAGGATTTAAACTTGCAATTCACGCGTTTGGAAGATGAGTTTTTCAATGCAAAATCTGCCGAAGACTTTGAATTCCTAATCGAAAAATATCCTGATTTCGCGGAAGACTATTTAGGCAGGAGCCTCTACTCTTCACCTGACACTTTGATATCAGAATTAATCGCCATTCACCAAGATTCTGCCATGAATGTTCTTTACGACTCAGTCAAAGTTCATTTTCAGGATCTTTCTGAGGTAGAAAAAGACTTGGAGAATGCCTTTAAATATATCAAATACTATTTCCCTGAATTTAAAGTACCTAAAGTCTATACCTTTTTAAGTGGCTTTAACAGCGACCTAATTTTAAGTGAAGATCTAATCGTCATTGGTTTAGATTATTTCCTTCCCCCGAGCCACGAATTCCAACCAGATTTACCTCGGTACATGGCAGAACGATATGATAGCCCATATATCGTTCCTATGATAGTAACGGCAATCTCTTCAAAGTTCAATAAAACCAACCCAGCTGATAATACCATGTTGGCTGAAATGATCTATTACGGCAAAGCCTATCATTTTACAAAGGCAATCTTACCCTGTACTTCTGAAAAATATATCATTGGTTATACCGAAGATGAGATTGCTGAATGCTATGCCAATGAGGAGTATATCTGGTCACATTTTGTAGAAAATGAGCTGCTCTATGAGACCAATCCTTTTGATATCACAAAATACATGGGCGAAGCTCCTTTTACAGATGCTATTAGCACGAAGGCTCCTGGTAGATTAGGAAGATGGTTGGGTTGGAATATCGTTGATGATTATCAATTTAACCAAGATGTCAGCCTTGTAGAACTCATGGACAATCCTGATGCGGAGCAAATATTTAGACAATCAGGCTATAGACCGAGAAACCCAAACGAATAA
- a CDS encoding SPASM domain-containing protein: MKNKWITAKAILNYLTFIKVWNYLLLQLSFQFSRLVGKPLIWGKPTTLSIEPTTSCNLRCPECPSGLRSFSRPTGMLQENLFENVILENKKHLSWLHLYFQGEPFLNPRFLEMVKFADSNRIFTSTSTNAHYLDRKTVKSILESGLRQLIVSMDGISQDVYEQYRVGGNLEKVQKGLKLLVEEREKLGSKFPRIVLQFLVTGQNEHQLPELKKWVEEMKVDELQLKTTQIYDYENGSELIPTDLGYSRYIPDGQGKWKLKKKLENKCWRMWQGAVVTWDGKVVPCCFDKDASHVMGDMKLQPLTAIWASKAYQLFRLQLLTDRTQIEICKNCTE, encoded by the coding sequence GTGAAGAATAAATGGATCACGGCAAAGGCAATTTTAAATTATCTGACTTTTATTAAAGTCTGGAATTACTTGCTTTTGCAACTTTCTTTTCAATTTTCCCGGCTTGTGGGAAAGCCATTGATTTGGGGCAAACCAACAACCTTGTCTATAGAGCCAACCACCAGTTGTAATTTGCGCTGTCCTGAATGCCCATCGGGACTTCGGTCATTTTCTAGGCCTACAGGTATGCTTCAGGAAAATCTGTTTGAAAATGTGATTTTAGAGAATAAAAAGCATTTGAGTTGGCTTCACCTTTATTTTCAAGGAGAACCTTTTTTGAATCCCCGATTTCTGGAAATGGTAAAATTTGCAGATAGTAATCGGATTTTTACTTCTACATCTACTAACGCTCACTATCTGGATAGAAAAACTGTGAAATCGATATTGGAGAGTGGACTTCGGCAGTTGATTGTCTCCATGGATGGGATTTCACAAGACGTATATGAGCAATATCGGGTAGGAGGAAATTTGGAGAAAGTACAAAAAGGCTTGAAATTATTGGTGGAGGAAAGAGAAAAGTTGGGTTCAAAATTTCCAAGAATAGTTTTGCAGTTTTTGGTTACAGGACAAAATGAACATCAACTTCCCGAATTAAAAAAATGGGTGGAGGAGATGAAAGTGGACGAACTCCAATTAAAAACTACTCAGATCTACGATTATGAAAATGGTTCCGAATTAATTCCTACAGATCTTGGGTACTCTAGATATATTCCTGATGGACAGGGAAAATGGAAACTCAAAAAGAAACTCGAAAATAAATGTTGGAGGATGTGGCAAGGGGCCGTTGTGACTTGGGATGGAAAAGTGGTGCCCTGTTGTTTTGACAAAGATGCATCGCATGTGATGGGAGATATGAAGCTCCAACCTTTAACTGCTATTTGGGCATCCAAGGCATACCAGCTATTCAGATTACAGTTGCTGACAGATCGAACTCAAATTGAAATCTGTAAAAATTGCACTGAATAG
- a CDS encoding SLBB domain-containing protein gives MILKKRFWYFFTLLAFLGLATPQVIAQQSTDLTKIQVDEMSDTEVQELLNRSAEAGLSIEEFLQMAEMQGMPASEVSKLKVRIANLDLGEPGFRRSSEASKRDPRKQADFDLIMDGFYKPQSTFEEVDLENQIFGTSLFYQKNRRLSFEPSLNQATPKSYILGPGDLIYVDIYGESEQYYEATVNPDGFVLLDNIGPVSVSGKSIEEATGIIKNRVARYYSGLSGSNPSTFLKVTLGDVRTIKVHILGEVRLPGTFTLSAFSTVFNALYAAGGPNENGTMRAIKLVRNNEEIAKIDVYDLLVNGTAELDKQLQDQDVILVNPFISRAKIKGEVKRPMTFEINGDDTFEDLLEYAGGFTDEAFKDRVAISRITGNQRSVSDLYQSQFNLFPLAGGDEITVQRILNRYSNRVQIKGAVYREGTFALTEGLTISQLIKNAEGLRGDAYTAQASILRTKEDLSSEMIQVNLQEILDGTAEDVLLKREDVVRVASIYDINNEKYVQVLGEVKRPGVYPFSESMKVEELIIMAGGLQESANTQDIEIARRLEDGDLGTLSEIIPTQVNADLSYNPEGNTLLAYDQVIVRKRANFNMQKLVAVEGQVNSPGIFAIQTSEERISDLINRAGGLNQFAYSKGATLIRRTEFFNTESEQIRRQRNLESLRLQLIEDPNNSEAQEELLARLFKDLPKEKDSPVDTQLAQTKKESLDQIASETPGFAVKIKETEAVAIDLEAIVKNPGSEDDLLLEEGDILSVPKLLQTVRMRGDVVYPTTLRHESNRSLKHYINGAGGFERRANRKQTYVVYANGAVKRTKGFLGIRNYPPVEPGAEVIVPTKGPKVPLRLGEIVGITTGLATLGLVISQINW, from the coding sequence ATGATTTTAAAGAAAAGATTCTGGTACTTTTTTACCTTATTAGCATTCCTGGGATTGGCAACACCTCAGGTGATTGCACAGCAGTCCACAGATTTAACTAAAATCCAGGTGGATGAAATGAGCGACACTGAGGTGCAAGAGCTGTTGAATCGCTCTGCAGAAGCAGGACTTTCTATTGAAGAGTTTTTGCAAATGGCAGAGATGCAAGGAATGCCAGCTTCAGAAGTGTCAAAATTGAAAGTAAGAATTGCAAACCTGGATCTAGGTGAGCCTGGATTTAGAAGGTCTAGTGAAGCCTCCAAAAGAGACCCCAGAAAGCAAGCAGACTTTGACTTGATTATGGATGGGTTCTATAAACCTCAGTCTACTTTTGAAGAGGTTGATTTAGAGAATCAAATTTTTGGAACTTCGTTATTTTATCAAAAAAACAGAAGACTAAGTTTTGAGCCAAGCTTAAATCAGGCTACTCCAAAAAGCTATATTCTTGGCCCAGGGGATTTGATTTATGTGGATATTTACGGTGAGTCGGAGCAGTATTATGAAGCTACAGTAAATCCTGATGGGTTTGTGCTCTTAGATAATATAGGTCCGGTGTCTGTCTCAGGAAAAAGTATTGAAGAGGCCACAGGGATCATAAAAAATCGAGTAGCAAGATACTATTCGGGTCTAAGCGGAAGCAATCCCTCGACCTTTTTGAAAGTTACGTTAGGTGATGTAAGAACCATCAAAGTCCATATTCTTGGTGAAGTTAGGCTTCCAGGGACATTTACTTTAAGTGCTTTTTCCACGGTTTTTAATGCGCTTTATGCTGCGGGAGGTCCGAATGAAAATGGAACTATGCGAGCTATAAAGTTGGTCAGAAATAATGAAGAAATAGCGAAGATAGATGTTTACGATCTACTTGTAAATGGAACAGCAGAATTGGATAAGCAGCTTCAGGATCAAGATGTTATTTTGGTGAATCCCTTCATTTCCAGAGCAAAAATCAAAGGAGAGGTTAAGCGTCCAATGACTTTTGAAATCAACGGGGACGATACATTTGAAGATCTTTTGGAATATGCCGGTGGATTTACCGATGAAGCATTCAAAGACCGGGTAGCTATCTCCAGAATTACTGGAAATCAGCGTTCGGTTTCAGACCTTTACCAAAGTCAATTCAATCTATTTCCATTGGCAGGTGGTGATGAAATAACCGTTCAGAGAATCCTGAATCGTTATTCCAACCGTGTCCAAATCAAAGGAGCTGTTTATAGAGAAGGGACTTTTGCTTTGACAGAAGGGCTGACCATTTCTCAATTGATTAAAAATGCGGAAGGACTCCGTGGTGATGCTTATACCGCACAAGCCAGTATTTTAAGGACCAAAGAAGATTTGAGTTCCGAGATGATTCAAGTAAATCTTCAAGAAATTTTGGATGGAACTGCAGAGGATGTCCTTTTGAAAAGAGAAGACGTTGTCAGGGTTGCTAGTATTTATGATATCAATAATGAAAAGTACGTTCAGGTACTTGGTGAAGTAAAAAGACCCGGAGTTTACCCTTTCTCAGAATCCATGAAAGTGGAGGAGTTAATTATCATGGCGGGTGGCTTGCAAGAATCAGCCAATACCCAGGATATTGAGATTGCTAGAAGATTGGAAGATGGGGACTTGGGGACACTTTCAGAAATCATTCCTACGCAGGTCAATGCAGATTTATCTTATAATCCAGAGGGTAATACTTTGCTTGCCTACGATCAGGTAATTGTGAGAAAGCGAGCGAATTTTAATATGCAGAAATTAGTAGCTGTAGAAGGTCAGGTTAATTCTCCTGGGATTTTTGCTATCCAAACGAGCGAGGAACGTATTTCTGATTTGATAAATAGGGCTGGAGGATTGAATCAGTTTGCCTATTCCAAAGGAGCTACACTCATCAGAAGAACTGAATTTTTTAATACAGAGTCTGAACAAATCAGAAGACAAAGAAATTTGGAATCACTACGACTGCAACTGATTGAGGACCCGAATAACTCTGAAGCTCAGGAAGAGTTATTGGCAAGGTTATTCAAGGATTTGCCGAAGGAAAAAGATTCCCCTGTGGATACCCAATTGGCACAAACGAAAAAAGAATCCTTAGATCAAATTGCTTCAGAAACACCAGGCTTTGCAGTGAAAATAAAGGAAACAGAAGCTGTGGCGATAGACCTAGAAGCAATTGTTAAAAACCCTGGTTCTGAAGATGATTTATTATTGGAGGAAGGAGATATTTTATCTGTTCCTAAGCTGCTTCAGACAGTCCGAATGCGTGGAGATGTCGTATATCCAACTACCTTACGTCATGAGTCAAATAGAAGTCTCAAACATTATATTAATGGCGCAGGAGGCTTTGAAAGAAGAGCCAATAGGAAGCAAACTTATGTGGTTTATGCCAACGGAGCTGTAAAGCGAACGAAAGGATTTTTAGGAATTAGAAATTATCCGCCTGTGGAGCCTGGAGCAGAGGTCATTGTACCTACCAAAGGCCCTAAAGTTCCTCTTCGTTTAGGGGAAATTGTTGGGATCACGACAGGATTGGCAACATTAGGACTTGTTATTTCTCAAATCAACTGGTAA
- a CDS encoding GumC domain-containing protein has protein sequence MAGSKHFSDNQFTFKEVFQNFSEWVTYFLSQWKILILAGLIGMALGALVSIFKKPVFNASTSFVLEEGDGGGVGQMSGLASLVGVNLGSLGSTSGLFQGDNIMELYKSDRMIDEALLSPFDEDELLIDRFVEFEELDKKWSSKVDIPSMDFSIPREEFTVSQDSVVKEVAKLVRDYQLSVTKPDRKLSIIKVTVSSKDELYAKAFNERLVENVNEFYKDTKTKKTSENLSILQSQADSVRSILDQSIGAYASATDRVPNVNPLLSSATIDVKKRQIDVQATGAVYEEIVKNLEIAKVNHRNNSPLIQIIDSPRLPLERTEIRLVKGMVFGCAIVGLLTLLFVYFRRLYLKHVQES, from the coding sequence ATGGCAGGAAGTAAGCATTTTTCAGACAATCAATTTACGTTTAAAGAGGTATTCCAAAACTTTAGTGAATGGGTTACCTATTTCCTTTCGCAGTGGAAAATACTTATTCTAGCAGGTTTGATTGGGATGGCTTTAGGAGCATTGGTGTCGATCTTTAAAAAGCCGGTATTTAATGCAAGTACCTCCTTTGTACTCGAAGAAGGTGATGGTGGAGGTGTTGGCCAAATGTCAGGATTAGCTTCTTTGGTAGGTGTAAACCTTGGTTCATTGGGAAGCACTAGTGGTTTGTTTCAAGGAGACAATATCATGGAGTTGTACAAGTCAGATCGAATGATTGACGAGGCTTTGTTAAGCCCTTTTGATGAGGATGAATTATTGATCGATCGATTTGTGGAGTTTGAGGAGTTGGACAAAAAATGGTCCTCAAAGGTTGATATTCCTTCCATGGACTTTTCTATTCCTAGAGAAGAATTCACTGTTTCCCAGGATTCAGTGGTTAAAGAAGTAGCAAAATTGGTTCGGGATTATCAATTGAGTGTGACCAAGCCTGACCGAAAGCTAAGTATCATCAAGGTTACTGTTTCTTCTAAAGATGAGCTTTACGCAAAAGCTTTTAATGAGCGATTGGTGGAAAATGTCAATGAGTTTTATAAAGACACAAAGACAAAAAAGACCAGTGAAAATCTCTCCATTTTACAATCTCAGGCTGATTCAGTTCGTTCGATCCTAGATCAAAGCATCGGAGCGTACGCATCAGCTACGGATCGGGTTCCCAATGTCAATCCGCTTTTATCTTCAGCTACCATAGATGTTAAGAAAAGGCAAATCGATGTGCAGGCTACAGGAGCAGTTTATGAAGAGATTGTAAAAAACCTGGAAATCGCCAAAGTAAATCACCGTAACAACTCTCCACTTATTCAAATCATTGACTCTCCTAGGTTGCCATTGGAGCGAACGGAGATCAGATTGGTAAAAGGGATGGTTTTTGGATGTGCTATTGTAGGGCTTCTAACACTTTTGTTTGTTTACTTCCGTCGCTTGTATCTAAAACATGTGCAGGAAAGCTAA
- a CDS encoding oligosaccharide flippase family protein, translating to MLEKLSLLPIGNFIRNKSIQNFLFLAIIQSSNVLISIISMPLLIQNIGVDQFGLVNLALAVIILLNILVGFGYNLSAPREVAVNQNDKTALSHLVSNVFSAKILLAAIATLIIFVSVFGLNLFKEYQMILVFSVLMLFSEATLPLWFFQGMEKMKLISIANIFSKLLFLMGIVFFIHSPGQSKWVNFMMGFFGLGINLLLLFYIHTFMGIRVYRPEVSAIWKSLKDNILLFFSNLASHISINGGLIILSFFSVAETLGMYSLAERVVMVLRMFPAMIIQAIYPNAAKLYKKDEKAFFRFLRNVYIRVVLFGVFIAAMTYLTAPWTIRILAREELKESVTYLQVLTLVPLLACLNIANVIMMLVADLKNLLFKASWMMCLYMLTVAPILTSFWGGIGVCVAIISTEVAVFLICLVLLYRNNRKLFYGFYT from the coding sequence ATGTTAGAAAAACTCTCCTTACTTCCGATCGGTAATTTCATCAGGAATAAATCCATTCAGAATTTTCTTTTTTTGGCGATTATCCAATCGTCCAATGTACTGATTTCGATTATTTCCATGCCCTTGTTGATACAGAATATTGGCGTGGATCAGTTTGGATTGGTGAATTTGGCTTTGGCAGTAATTATCCTATTGAATATTTTGGTTGGGTTTGGCTACAATCTTAGCGCACCTAGAGAAGTGGCTGTCAATCAAAATGATAAGACTGCGCTTTCACATTTGGTTTCCAATGTTTTTTCAGCCAAAATTTTATTGGCAGCAATTGCCACACTGATCATTTTTGTATCTGTTTTCGGGCTCAACTTGTTCAAGGAATACCAGATGATTCTGGTATTTTCTGTTTTGATGCTATTTTCCGAAGCCACATTGCCTCTGTGGTTTTTTCAGGGAATGGAGAAGATGAAATTGATCAGTATTGCCAATATTTTCTCTAAGCTTCTCTTCTTGATGGGAATCGTGTTTTTCATCCATAGTCCAGGGCAAAGCAAATGGGTGAATTTTATGATGGGGTTTTTTGGTTTGGGGATCAACTTACTCTTGCTTTTTTATATCCATACTTTCATGGGGATCAGAGTTTATAGACCAGAAGTTTCTGCTATTTGGAAGAGCCTGAAAGATAATATATTGCTCTTTTTCAGTAATCTCGCGAGCCATATTTCCATCAATGGCGGTTTGATCATTTTGAGTTTTTTCTCTGTAGCTGAGACTTTGGGGATGTATAGTTTGGCCGAACGTGTCGTAATGGTCTTAAGGATGTTTCCCGCGATGATTATTCAGGCAATCTATCCCAACGCAGCTAAATTGTATAAAAAAGACGAAAAGGCTTTCTTTAGATTTTTGAGGAATGTCTATATCAGAGTGGTTCTCTTTGGGGTATTCATAGCGGCTATGACTTATTTAACTGCCCCTTGGACCATTAGGATATTGGCTAGAGAAGAGCTTAAAGAATCTGTGACCTATCTTCAGGTTTTGACTTTGGTACCTTTGTTAGCTTGCTTGAATATCGCCAATGTAATTATGATGTTGGTAGCAGATTTAAAAAATTTGCTTTTTAAAGCTTCTTGGATGATGTGTTTATACATGCTGACAGTGGCACCGATTCTAACTTCATTCTGGGGAGGAATTGGAGTTTGTGTGGCCATCATATCCACAGAGGTTGCGGTCTTTCTGATTTGCTTGGTTTTATTGTATAGAAATAATCGAAAACTTTTTTATGGCTTTTACACCTGA